Proteins found in one Tissierellales bacterium genomic segment:
- a CDS encoding GlmL-related ornithine degradation protein: MKVDILVGEIGSTTTVVNAFDNVKLDPKFIGQGQAPTTVLEGDVNIGLKEAIDDLALNLNVKKVDYKDLIATSSAAGGLRMTVHGLVYDMTVRAAKEAALGAGANIKYITAGKLRKSDLEKIKEINPNIILLAGGVDYGERNTALFNGKLIAELNLKIPVIYAGNVENHDEIKEIFKDTKSELYIVENVYPKIDELNIEPTREVIQGVFEKHIVHAPGMSKVRDMLTGPILPTPGAVMDASQLLYDNIGDLLTLDIGGATTDVHSVTEGSEEISRMLISPEPVAKRTVEGDLGVYVNMHNIVEGIGKEEISKKLAITIEEVEELMANNRPIPKTDKEKHFVEILATYAVVMAVQRHAGKLRHLYGPNGKNTVAEGKDLTHVKYIIGTGGPLSRLDNNKEIMKKISLSNKGLELLPTGEAAILIDNKYIMASLGVLSKKYEEAALILLKESLNIE; this comes from the coding sequence ATGAAAGTTGATATATTAGTTGGAGAAATAGGTAGCACTACTACAGTAGTAAATGCTTTTGACAATGTAAAACTAGATCCGAAATTTATAGGCCAAGGTCAGGCCCCCACTACTGTTTTAGAAGGGGATGTAAATATTGGGCTTAAGGAAGCAATTGATGATTTAGCTTTAAATTTAAATGTGAAGAAAGTAGATTATAAAGACCTAATAGCTACAAGTAGTGCAGCTGGCGGTTTAAGAATGACGGTCCATGGGTTGGTATATGATATGACTGTAAGGGCAGCTAAAGAGGCAGCTTTAGGTGCAGGTGCTAATATAAAGTATATTACTGCAGGAAAGTTAAGAAAATCAGATTTAGAAAAGATAAAAGAAATAAACCCTAATATTATACTTCTTGCTGGAGGAGTAGACTATGGTGAAAGGAATACAGCTCTTTTTAATGGTAAATTGATTGCAGAGTTAAATTTAAAAATTCCAGTAATATATGCAGGTAATGTAGAAAATCATGATGAAATAAAGGAAATATTTAAAGATACTAAATCAGAGCTTTATATAGTAGAAAATGTATATCCTAAAATTGATGAACTAAATATTGAACCAACAAGAGAGGTTATTCAAGGAGTGTTTGAAAAACATATAGTTCATGCACCAGGAATGTCTAAAGTTAGGGATATGCTCACAGGCCCAATTTTACCTACTCCTGGGGCAGTTATGGATGCTAGCCAATTGCTTTATGATAATATAGGAGACTTATTGACATTAGATATAGGTGGTGCCACTACTGATGTTCATTCAGTAACAGAAGGTAGCGAAGAGATTTCTAGGATGTTAATAAGCCCAGAACCAGTAGCGAAGAGAACGGTAGAAGGAGATTTAGGTGTATATGTAAATATGCATAATATAGTTGAAGGAATAGGCAAGGAAGAAATAAGTAAGAAATTAGCCATTACTATAGAGGAAGTTGAAGAATTAATGGCTAATAATAGGCCAATTCCTAAAACAGATAAAGAAAAACATTTTGTAGAGATTCTTGCTACTTATGCAGTAGTTATGGCTGTACAAAGACATGCTGGGAAGTTAAGACACCTTTATGGACCTAATGGCAAAAATACAGTGGCAGAAGGAAAGGATTTAACCCATGTAAAATATATTATTGGCACTGGTGGACCTTTATCTAGATTGGATAATAATAAGGAAATTATGAAAAAAATTTCTTTAAGTAATAAAGGTCTTGAACTGTTACCAACTGGCGAGGCTGCTATTCTAATAGATAATAAGTATATTATGGCCTCTTTAGGGGTTTTATCTAAAAAGTATGAGGAAGCAGCATTAATATTACTAAAGGAGAGTTTGAATATAGAGTAA